The Aspergillus nidulans FGSC A4 chromosome VII nucleotide sequence ATCATGGCTGTGCTTCCTTCGCTTTCCTCTCGGTGGTGCATCCAACTCCGTCGTCTTATATGTGATCGTGTGCGTGATGACATGTCGCACACTCATCTTGTGGTTGGAGCTTCGAGGGTTGGCGCTCCGGGGAGCATCCAGGTAGCGTAGCCTCCAATCAATTGGAGAATAAGGAGTGCGATCAAGTGTAGCACTTCGAGGTCCCGCACTGCGAGGTCCAGCGCTTCGAGGCGGCTCCGCCGACGTGGGCGAGTACCTAAGCGCCGGCGGGATGCGCAGCCGGCGCAGGTTACTCAACTCTCGTCGAGAATGAGAGGGCACAAGAGGAGTCAGCGGAGGTAATGTTGTTGCCGATCGTGCTGGCTCGTTGAAATTGAAGCTGCCGCTGACTGCACTGGAAGGTTGTGACTGTGCAGAATGGACATTATGACGGTCAAACTTGTACTTTGAAAAGTCCACGCCCTCAGCGCTCGTTGGGCTGGAGAAGATAGGAGTGAAGACTTTCAGGAACTCAGTATAAGCGGCAGGAGGCGTAATCGGAGTGGAGGAGCTGTCCTCATTCTTCCCTGAGCCAGCGCTCGAGTCTGTATGGAGCTCGGAGGGGAAGGTGATATTGCTGGGCGTTCTGAGGGGAGGCAGGACTGGTTTGATAGAAGGCATCTTCAAGAGTGGATcgtggaaagaaaagagttGTTAACGAAGGTAGACTGTCCGGGATGGTTGAGACTGGCAGTGCGCCCAGTTGTGTTGGGAGATGTGGTATACTGGGCGTGGAAGTATGCGAACGCGGGTATAGATGTATAAACCACACAACGAGAGCCAAGGGCCAGAAGGGAAAGGATAAGTTGACCAAGGGAACGCAGAGATGCAAGTACAGTATGAGTAGGTTGTTTCTCTGTTGAGCCTCCCACTGACCGAAGAaaagagggaagagaggtcgcgaaggaggaggagaggaggaaagcCGATTTATTTATCTGGAGTTGAGTTGGTGCAGATGGTGACTTCACTGCCGTATTGAGACCGTCACGCCGTCTGGTACAGTACCGTGACCGATCTGTGTAACACTAGTGTCAGTGTCACACTCTATACCGAAAATGGTTAGTGCCATCACCCTTAGCTCGAGAGTGCGCGGCTGCAGTTGAGTTCTGGAGAGTCCCATTGAGTCTCCAGCTCGACGCTCCCCGCTCATTATCACTTGTACTGGAGCTGGACTCACCGGATGCGCGAGGTATAGGCTGCTGCCTGAAGCCTGCTGAAGTGAACGCCAATTGATGTTATGCAGGTTTGTGCTTCCGTTGCTCTGCCTTACAGGCCAAGACCTAGCTCCTAGCTCATCAATAACAGGTGTTAGGATGAGGTAAAAGGAAATCAATACGCTCCATGGGCGCAGAAACGGGGCACCAAGAGGGAGCATCAGTGGTCTTTATATTTCTATCTCTTCGCAAGGGTCTGATACCGCTCGTCAATCACCCCAGAACACTGACGGCCCAAGTCCAACAAGCTTGAGCCAGATTCTCCGCTTGTCGCGCGCTTTGGGGCCAAACACTCGATCATAAGCCAATTCCTTTGCTCTCCTCGCGCCTCCACTATCACACAAGGAAAACAGCTGTCGCTCCCGCCCTATGAGCCACTCAGGATCCAATATTCTCTGACCCTCATGGTACGCGGGCTGTTGCCGCGCGTGGCTTCCTGAACGAGCTAAGAGACCCAACCCTGATACCGAAAGCCGACCTCCTTAAGATCCTCTGTTGGACATTGGATCGTCGATTTAGTCCCCTCGCAATATCGTTGGCTTCTTCGGTTCCATGCTTTTTCTAGCCCAGCGGTTGGCGCTGGTCAAGGCTAGTCCGCGCTCCTTGGTTCGCCCCTTAAAATATGGCGCTCCCTATTCCGTAAATTGGCCGGGCGGCTATAATCATCCTCGGCGCTTACAGTCTGCCATCGATTTTCGACCCGCAAATGATCAGTCCAGCCTCACGTTGAAACACGGAGTCGCTCGTACTTTGCTATGCAACAACCCCTCGTGCAGAGGACTGCAATTCCGCAAGCCCTGGCTTTTTGCTCTCCTCACCTACCAGACCGTCTTTCTACCTGGTGTCTCAGACACTCCATTACATAGCTGAGCCAGCCCCCTACCTAGTCCTGCAGTGTTCGAGGCATGTTTGTGTCGCTCAATTGTGCACAATCACCGTTGGTTCGTCATGCGGCGTCGTCTTAGTGCACTTTTCTCTTTCTACATTCTGCATTCTGCACTAAGCCGACACATGGTTGTATATTAAACGCCCACGAGCCCCAACGCCTAATCCATCTCATCCTTGGTTCGACAGATGAGGCCACTCAGGTCGCAGTCTAGCCCAACAAGCACGGACGACACGGAATCCTTCGTTGGTATGGCGGGCGGGATGTTACCATAGACTCATGTCAAGCAATCGGTCTTAAGAAGTATGCTCATTTCTATGTCTACTGGAGAAGCCTCTCTGCCGACCCATTCTCATGCGTCTATCGTCAGGTGGCGTATCATTTGTTGTTTAAGCTATCGTCTTCGTCAGTGATCCACACCAGGGTACCATCGTGGCTTCTCTACTGCGAATGTCTGAGGAGCTGGTAATCCGCTCGAGTCCTCAAAACTTAGTTCGACGATTATGTCCTCGACGCTCCAATATTCCTTCAAACCAACACTGTTCGAGTACCTGGGCTCGTGTACGGTCGAAGGTTCAACCAGAGGCCTCACAATAGTCGACATTATTCTAAGCCACATTCTGCGCGTGCATCGAACCGAGATGGTGGCTACCCCGAGATTTTAACACTACGTTGCTCCCAATGAACACGCTTGCGTACGTAGGGGGCCATGGCCAGTCTTTCTCGCATTCGAACAAAAATACGTGGCTGCATAGGTTGTCGCAGCTCACCCCCCCTTTGTTCGCTTCTATCGCTCCGAGTGGGATGTGAAAGCTTTGGCACTCGTAACCGTATTACCCGACGATGCCATAAGAAAATTCGGGACCCTCGAGATGATCTAAAGATTGGGGAAGACACGATACTGGTTAAACTTTTGCTTCCAAGAGTCTACCAAGCACTAACGCACCATACTCCCGCACAACCTGCCGCACAGCACAAGACTCGCTCATTCATGGTCAATGGGAGCACACCAATTCCGCTTTCCCGACCACCAACCGGCTGTGGGCAGGTCGCTGCAATCTTATTCGTGGTGGGCTAACGGAAGGAGCTCCTGGTAATGCTTTCCCGGTCTCCATGACAGTTACCTTTGTTTAGGTGGGCTCAACTCAGGAGCGGGATAAGATGCTAGATCCTTACAAGTAATCGTTCCCCAAGAATTTAGTATAACCAAGGGGAGTGGAAAATGACTGGTTTTGCTTTCCCAACCCACATAGATGTGAGGTTGTATGTGGTGTTGGGCTCCACTTCCATATCCAGCCGTATCACTTGTCCATCTATAGTGTGTCTGGATCTAATTGCTCATAGTTGAGTGTGAACATGTAGGCGTACGTGCCTACGCGTACAAGGTCGGCCCCATCCACTCAACACGACTTCCTCCTACGCTAACGCCAGCATTGATGCTTCAATCTGTAGTAGGCGCTAAAGCCTGCGAGGGAGTATATATAGGCGTGAAAGAAAGGTATTGTCTGGAGGTTTCCGGAAAAGGTGCAACACAGTACAGTGTTAAGAGGCTCACGGAACATACCATGGTTAGCAGTGCATTGTATACTACCCAGGTGTGGCTACTGCATTCTCGACGCGGCTGAAAAAACAGTAGACCGATGACACAAGCTCGACTACTGACCTACTACCAATCAGGGAGGCGACAGTAAGACCAGCCTCCAGGCGCACAGTCGCCTCCGTTGGGCAGGTTtgcaggaggcggcggagtTGGGGGCGCGTCAGTGCGGTTGCGCGGGCATCAGTGGCTTTTCTGACTAGTACGATAGATTATCTAGAAGCGGAGTGAAGAAACCACATTGGTTGAAAAGCATAGATTGAATGTTGGAGGACGGACCGTGCCCTTCAAGGTTCACTGATTCTAGCCGTAATACTCCATTCGCCGTTCTGATACCACAGGTACAAGATACAGACTTGAAAACATAGCACGCTATCTAGCGAGTGTGGGAGAATAGATGATGAACCAGCCAATCCAAGCCACACCAGCTCCATCCAGAAGCCTTTCAACCCAGATTCCAGCGGGCTGGTTTGTAGGTAGTCCAGTCGCGGAATCAGGGGTCATGTGAACTTGGAATCATCAGCcccaagaagagaagagaacaaAGTCCTAACACCAAAAACACCTCATGAATTCCCCGGTTACCCATCCATTAGTGAATGGGTGATGAACGTGTCCCAGTAGTTAATCCCCGAAGGAGGAGTCGCCTCGGCATAAGGGCAAGGCTCCATAGCAGTTTCCCTGACCTGCAGTGAAATATCAACGAATTCCAAAACGACATGGGTATATAACGAGTGAAGATTATTCGAAACAGATTCGAATTCGAAAAATACTTTCACAAAATTGTCGCAGGTACAAGCCAGCTTGTACGAGATCCCATCGAGGGACCTCCCGACGTCTTGAGATACAATCTCATTAAGAAGCGAAGCATACGTATTTTTTATACGATCAAATTCAAAGAAGAAGGTAGTTCCAACCGTTCTGCTGCATGATGTCCCGCCAGTGGGGtttcttggcttctttcGTCGTCCAGCTGTTCTCGCTCTCTCTGGGGGAACTGGGCGGCTCGGCCTTCACGGGACTGGCCGTttgcgaggatgatgatgcaCCCTCGTCTAAGCTGCTGTGTTGTTCAGCGAATTCGTCGTTAACACGCCATACTTCCTGCAAAACTCGACACATGCGTCCGAAGCTGCCGAGGTCGGCGTGTTCAGCGAGCGCTGCAGCTCGTTCCATCAAGACGGTCCGGAATTGGCTGCCTGGCAGGGAGTGAACCCCGGCAATAAATAGTGGCCATACGAGTGAACGATCGAATCCGTCGGGACCTGATGGGATGTATTGAAGGGTGTTTGCTAGGGCCTGAACCAAGTTGATGTTGCTAGGCTGCGTTGCCTCGAATCCGGGCACAAGACTGCAGAGATAGATCCGGGCAGCTATACGGAACACGGCCGTCATGTTTTTTGTTAGAACCTCGGGTCGAAGCAAACCTGTGGTTGCTGAAAAGGGACTCTCCATGATCTGATCAGGGGGTTCAGTAAATTCAAGTTGCTGTCCGAGGGCCGAAACATGAGAGCAAACTTGCATCTCATCAACCCTCCCGTCCGACTTCAGAGCATCCAAACAGGCAATTTCTGAGATCAGGTACATGACACGGTCTTCGCACCCCATGAGCTCACGTAGGCCCAGAGACACTCCACCCAGGTGTTTCGATCGGTAGGTGTGGGCAAACTCAGGCGTCCTCCGGTACATGGTGGAACCAAGAATATCAATCCATGCCGTTAATGTCATGCTGAACGGAGGAAGAACGTATGGGTTCGGAGCGTCCGCTGTAAGGCCAAGTCGTTGCACTAGATTTGCCGCTGCCTGGAAGTGGTCTAACCAGGGAATGTCCGGAAGATAGTCATCGGCGGGTCCTACagaagagtggaagaaaaTCATAGCAAGCGTGGCATCCAAAATTTCCTGATGTTCTGTGTCGTCTCCCAGGGCTTGGCATAGTTGAGAGATCGCCTCAAATCGATTTCGCATGATATCGTGATCAATCTGTTCTCCCGTGATTCCCTCGGTTGTTTTCAGGTGGATGGCGGCAACACTAAGGCAACAATGTAGGTAGCACTTGTTTGTCTCGAGGGTCTGAAGGACGGCTTGTGCGCGCATATGCCCGCGTTGATGAGCCTCAAGAACGGGAAAGCTCACGCGCAAAACGTTGTGAATGAAGTGCTCAAGAAGGGGTCGGTCGTGGTCGCTAACGGGTATGTTTTGAAGCATGTCATACGTCTCGGGGAACGGCTGCTCACAGAGCGCAGGGTCGATTCCGGGGAGAACTGGTGCCCTGAAGTACTCATCGTGAAACCACTCATCACCTGGAAAAGTTGGAAGAGGCGCGTTCAATTGTGGTGGAGCAAAGGTACTGAAGGTCGATGACACTGAGTCATGGCGCAGTTGGACATCATTAACAAATGTCTGGTGTTCGGTCTTGACGTCTACCTCGTACGGATATTGTGGCGCGTAGATAGTTTGGGCCATGGCAGGTGTCGGGAATTGGGAGGCGAATATGTCGTATGAGGGCTCCGGGAACGGACGGCCATATTCGAACTCAGGGGAAGTCGGCGAGTTGGCAGCCATACTTCGAACGCGACTGGCAGGATCTATCGTGTATTGGTTAGATGGTAAGGACGCGAGATGGAAAGGGTCGCATGGCGGGCATCGGCCTACCTATGGCTAATGAGCCATTGCGCTCATTCATCTTCGtctgcttgatcttgttcttgatacGTTCCTTgtgcatcttcctctgctctgCATTCCCCCACCAGACCGGGCGTTTGTACTCGCATTTCACGCAGAGGTTGTTGCAGGCTCCACAGGACGGATGCTTTTCATCGCACTTCTTCCGACGAAGACGGCATGTGAAGCAACCTTGTTGGTGGGAAAACTCGTTAGATGTTCCTGATAGATTAGATAGACACTGGATGTCTTACCAGAGCGTGACCGCTTGTGGGATTTGGTAGTCCCCTCTGGCTTTGGTGTACTCTCGCTTCCCGAGGACGCTTGAGACTCGGCGGCTCGCTTTGCAGCGGCGGTAGCCTTCTTTCTCGGTGCTGCCGGCATCTTGTGTAATAAACGGCCGATTCAGAATCGTATGCGCGACGGGCTCGAAAGTAGATCAGCGAGGGCAGGTCCAAAGTCGATGGACCAAGTTACTGCAGCCGATAGTAGACAGTAATATTAGGGTGCAAAGCTGGACCAGCAGCCTTGGCTATCTATCAAGTAGAATAAGAGAGCGTAAGGCGTGGTTGCCGAAGAACGAGGCGACTGGGGACGACGCTGGGGAAGCAAAAGAAGCATGATCGTGGGATCGAGGAAGCTTTAAAGCTCGAGGGCGAGTGCATGGTGTTTCTATTTTCGAATCCCAGATAGCCGAAGGGAAAACTGGGTGGAGGGAAAGGATTGGAGATCGCCCGCTGGCTTCAAGTTAGTCTGGAGCAGGGGGACATGCATGCGCATTAGAGAACCGGTGAGTTTAGCTTAGTTTGTTAGTCCCAACATTGCAGGCTAATTTTGGATAATTATGGCCATGGGCGCCTATGCACTCAAGGGTCTTGATGTTGGATGATTGGACCTCCTCTCCAGGTTAAGATGGGAGGCTGGGGAGTTGATTGGCCATGGTTGTATCGCAATTATCGTGAGTCCGAGCTATCCGATGACTTGTGCTACGGCACATTTCTTCGACCTTTGCTAGGACTAAAGTGATTGCTTGCTTTTTCGGGCATCAAGGTAGCTCCATGGTGTCTCCACGGTGCACCCACAAGGACGTCTCCCGTATGTCAGTTGATCCCCACATAATGAGCTATATCTcggggaaggagagatgctgaggaggagagtCTGTCAGTACATGTTTGCCTGGACGAGATAACACGGGATGTTCAACTGACGACATCGTATTCGTGACAAATCTTCCGTCCCTAGCCCCAGTAAGACAAGGACCGATAACGAGGCCCGAACTTCTAGAGCGAGATTAGTCTCAATTTGACAGCAGAAGTGATAGTCAAATTCGACCAGAAAAGGATAATGCGATGCCCTCGTGGACGAGGATTGAGGGGAGACGGAACGTACGACCGGCCAGGGATCGCACCGGGAGCTGGATGTCGAGTCGTTGCACATCGTGAGTGTGCTAGGATCGCGAACGATGAGCCAATCGATGACGCTTTCCGcgtgctgctgttgtcgAAGTTGCAGAATGGTGCGGGGAGTTCGTCGAATAACAACGCCAAAGCGTGTGATGAAGTGCAGCTGGAGAGACGCTACTTTAGCGCCCTGAGCCAAGATTGCCTCCCGGGGCCCCCATTGGCCACCCGCGTGATGAACGGCCCTAATTAGCAACATTTACCGCCGGGAGAGGATCATAAGGTATTCTGGCTGTCCTAGATGTACCGAAAGTTGCTATTATTAACATGCATTTTGCGTGCAGCTCTTGCCAAATTAGCAAATTAGCACTGATTAACTCTCCACACTCGGGAGATTCAGAATCTTCAGCCTGCACCCTCAATTATCTGTCACACTGTCACATTGTCGGTCACTCTCGGCGCATGCAATCAAACTTGTCCTGAAAAACCAGGTAATCCTGTCTATTAATATCTGCTATGGATAAAGGCTACAGTGATCTTAGTAGCATCGCGCAAGATTGCAAGTAACATGACAATTTGGTGGGTTATCTAGAGACAACCAGTGAGACCTCTTATCTTGAAATAACATTAGATTGGCCCTTAACTATGAACTCTATGCTGAGTCAGTCTCATATATAAGTTAAGCTCTTTGTGCCACCAAGTATGTACGCCGGAATACAACGTTCAAGCAAACCAGCAGCATGTTTGCTTTTGACACCTGGCAGTCAATACTACCACGAGTTACTGAGTGCCCAagccaacatcaacattGTTTGCTGCTTGGCTTGAAGCTGTACTCAGAGCATGTCACCCGTTCCTAGAAGGTGGTGCGGGGTAACAGTGCTCTCCCAAGAGTCACGCGCTAATGGGAGACCACATATTAACCATATTGGGCTGATAATGGTCGCTCCGCCCTTCCAAGTGTATGTTTAATGAAGCGGGACATAGTGATCGCACGTCCAATCTACCCAAGCACACGATAAGCGCCGAACCAGAGACTAGCCCTGAACACTCTATGCAGGAACTGCATACCCAACCTCAAGACCGAGGCGTGCATACGTAGTACTCGCCGGGGCTCAGTGATCTTTTCTAGAAACCATCGATACTCCAACGTTCGCACTGGAAGGAGACTTTCAGCCTCACACTGGTCGAAAGTCTTGGCCAATTCGTGACTCGCTTGCCGCCCGTTTCCTGCATATCTCTGCTTATATAAATATCCAGACTCGGATTGCCTATCGTTAGCCGCCCAGTATGCAGGCTCGCTCTGAAGTATACCACGACCAACGGTTGCGAGGCCCGCTAGGCATAGGCATAGCCGCAGTTAGTGTAGAGTATAGCTGGCCGAGTTATGATGATACGGGCTATATCTGTTGAGCGAGAAAGAAGTAGCGAAAGCAGGGGAAGATTGAGTGCTCACTGCGAATCCCCAATGTAGTCGAACCATGCTTTCCAGGCGCCAGGTTCATTCAGCAAAGGACTGAAGGATGGGACAGGGTCAAGCAGCGAGAAACAGTGGCTAATAGGTTTATATATTGTTGTACCTAAAATAGCCAGAGCTGTCGGTCTGCAAGACATCTGTATAGGCTAGTTTGGTGGATCCATTTGGCTGGTGTGTGTCTTTGACAAAGGCCCAAACACTCTATCAGATAGAAGAGCGTCACGCGGGTCTTGCCATTGCTTCTTTTACTGTCGAAATGCTCTTCTGCTTTATTGTCCCGTCAAACATCCTGCGTGGCCAATTTGAGTAGAGCCGCATTGATCAGTGTCACTACATCGTACAGTACGCAGTTCGTATGGTGGGCATCGTCCTCACATTGGACGTGTCCTAGGAAAGTTGTCCATTTTCCGGTTCTTATGATGGTCGAAACAGTCACTTCAAAGTACCGGCACCGTAAATGAAGAACCATCCAAATGAACATCGCGGCTTCAATCACGGTGGAATCTTACACTCTCCCTGCTCAACGTTAGCCTAGAACTGAAGAATATGTCCAAGAGGAACCCACAGCATTTTCCCTGCTACTTCCGAGCCAGTTCTGGAGCCGATTTCTTTAGTATTATTGTTGCCGCGCCGCAGAAGCTGACTTGGGGTTACGCCTTTCAGTCAAGCTCTATACCACTACCACAATGCCAAGACCGCTGATTGAACCACTCAGAGCCCCCGGGAACGTTGCGTTGACCTGCATGTCATAAGTCGACCAGGAAACAGCTTAAAAGACAATGGGCATGGCCCCTTCATACCCCCAGGGTGTTTGCTACAGGCGAGAGTTTTGGATGAACACCACAGTATCTTTAACAGTACTGATGATGCAAATAAGCCCTTGGGACAACACTGAACGCGCCGCACCTTCTACGAGTCACTCAGAAGATCCCTATATCTACCTAGATCTGTGCCTCCCTACATTACTGGTTCAATTGACATGGCCATCTACAGTCATACTGCGTATTTCGTCCCGCTTCCTGCTGACTTCGCGCTGCTTCATGGGGCTGAGGATAGATATGTCCTTCACATAGCCGTTAAGCGCGGATCTCTGCGAACATGGCCAACGTATATGGCTGTATTGAGCGAAGCAGTATAGTAGCTTTCAGCCGCTTCAGCCTTTCCAACACTTCCAGGTGGCTGTCCCGTCGAGCCTCAGGGCCCTCTCAGCACTCGTCTGGGAAACCTGCTATCCGAGATTGACAAAAGCTCAGATCCGACGATAACTTGTAGCATCGACAAATATATTGACCTAGACGGAACTGCTCAGGTAGAAAAGACCGTCGACCTGCCGCCTTTGACGGGTTCTGCTTCGCGTGCGCCCCGTCCTGAGAAACTGTTACAACGGACACCGGGTCAAGAATCACCTGACAACCCATATACCCTGGCTCACTAACAGAAGTAGAGGACCTTCCAGAAGCTAGGTCGGTGGATGGCATGAGAAACAACTGCTGTCTGGACTGTTCTCAGTGACGATGAAGCTCGGCTTAACCCTAACAGCTCTGACCATCTATGTCAGTATAAAAATATTTACATCTTGTGTTATACAATCAGCCCATCATTCTACTTCCCCAGCCTCAATCTCTTTCATCATTGTTTCCGCATCTTGTGCTACCTTCCTTACCCCCTCCGCAAGCTCCCCCTCCATTCTGGATATCTCGCCAAACCGCTTCCGCCAGAGCTCCCATCTCCCCTTGCAGAAGCCATGTTTCCCGTCCCACAGCGGACCGCCCTTGCCCCTCGCGCCGACATTAGGCCCAGACTCAAATTCCTCATCCCATTTATAGATTTCCACACCTAAAGTTTCAATCCATGCCGCCGCTGCAGGGATCCAAGCCTCCAAGGGCTCTGCCGGCCGCATCTGCTCTGTCGGTGTTTCGAGCGCACTGCGGAGAGTTACCAGAGCAAACCACGAAAATGACGCGAAGACAGGTTCGTCGGTTGCCGTAAGAAGGGCAGCGAATTTGTttgtgttgatgatatctgaGACGGCTTTTTGTCGGTCCTCAGGATTGCTGTTAGGGCGTATTGACACATTCCAGAAATCCCGGAAGCGCCAGCCAAGCATTGGGAGGTCTTTCCAGACTTCCATGCCGTGGATTGTTAAAGGTTCTGAACCTGGTTCTTCTCCTGCCTCTGCGGGGTC carries:
- a CDS encoding uncharacterized protein (transcript_id=CADANIAT00008498) gives rise to the protein MPSIKPVLPPLRTPSNITFPSELHTDSSAGSGKNEDSSSTPITPPAAYTEFLKVFTPIFSSPTSAEGVDFSKYKFDRHNVHSAQSQPSSAVSGSFNFNEPARSATTLPPLTPLVPSHSRRELSNLRRLRIPPALRYSPTSAEPPRSAGPRSAGPRSATLDRTPYSPIDWRLRYLDAPRSANPRSSNHKMSVRHVITHTITYKTTELDAPPRGKRRKHSHDDSESNAAFWNMVFQRGHYSVLFSFVNISHMNNNLEAYLGAEAQQPIPSQKPVSWHELLVYLVTGSIAL
- a CDS encoding protein nosA (transcript_id=CADANIAT00008499) — its product is MPAAPRKKATAAAKRAAESQASSGSESTPKPEGTTKSHKRSRSGCFTCRLRRKKCDEKHPSCGACNNLCVKCEYKRPVWWGNAEQRKMHKERIKNKIKQTKMNERNGSLAIDPASRVRSMAANSPTSPEFEYGRPFPEPSYDIFASQFPTPAMAQTIYAPQYPYEVDVKTEHQTFVNDVQLRHDSVSSTFSTFAPPQLNAPLPTFPGDEWFHDEYFRAPVLPGIDPALCEQPFPETYDMLQNIPVSDHDRPLLEHFIHNVLRVSFPVLEAHQRGHMRAQAVLQTLETNKCYLHCCLSVAAIHLKTTEGITGEQIDHDIMRNRFEAISQLCQALGDDTEHQEILDATLAMIFFHSSVGPADDYLPDIPWLDHFQAAANLVQRLGLTADAPNPYVLPPFSMTLTAWIDILGSTMYRRTPEFAHTYRSKHLGGVSLGLRELMGCEDRVMYLISEIACLDALKSDGRVDEMQVCSHVSALGQQLEFTEPPDQIMESPFSATTGLLRPEVLTKNMTAVFRIAARIYLCSLVPGFEATQPSNINLVQALANTLQYIPSGPDGFDRSLVWPLFIAGVHSLPGSQFRTVLMERAAALAEHADLGSFGRMCRVLQEVWRVNDEFAEQHSSLDEGASSSSQTASPVKAEPPSSPRESENSWTTKEAKKPHWRDIMQQNGWNYLLL
- a CDS encoding DUF3632 domain-containing protein (transcript_id=CADANIAT00008500), whose amino-acid sequence is MPDITDPIYASRLTILQDLFANSISAPTAAKQLAESSLSDNEPLEERLNRLWDLIIKLAREHPEHQDKLVDVVVDLSELPSPDPAEAGEEPGSEPLTIHGMEVWKDLPMLGWRFRDFWNVSIRPNSNPEDRQKAVSDIINTNKFAALLTATDEPVFASFSWFALVTLRSALETPTEQMRPAEPLEAWIPAAAAWIETLGVEIYKWDEEFESGPNVGARGKGGPLWDGKHGFCKGRWELWRKRFGEISRMEGELAEGMVRAVRVKPSFIVTENSPDSSCFSCHPPT